A section of the Agrobacterium tumefaciens genome encodes:
- the rimP gene encoding ribosome maturation factor RimP has product MADTAHEPRLITETGIDQRIAEIIEPVLAGMGYVLVRVRLSNQNGMTLQVMAEREDGTMTVEDCEAISMAISPVLDVEDPVDKAYHLEVSSPGIDRPMVRKSDFTRWQGHLVKVETSILVENRKRFRGKIVEVDADGFKLERDQIAYGEEPTVIVPFTALSDAKLILTDDLIRDALRADKAAKAAAANQNDENEADED; this is encoded by the coding sequence ATGGCAGACACCGCACATGAACCGCGACTGATAACCGAAACCGGCATCGACCAGCGTATTGCCGAAATCATCGAGCCTGTTCTGGCAGGTATGGGCTATGTTCTGGTACGCGTGCGGCTTTCCAACCAGAACGGCATGACCCTGCAGGTGATGGCGGAGCGGGAAGACGGCACGATGACCGTTGAGGACTGTGAAGCCATCTCCATGGCCATTTCACCGGTTCTTGATGTGGAAGATCCCGTCGATAAGGCGTATCATCTCGAAGTTTCCTCGCCCGGCATCGACCGGCCGATGGTTCGCAAATCGGATTTTACCCGTTGGCAGGGCCATCTGGTGAAGGTCGAAACCTCCATTCTGGTCGAGAACCGCAAGCGGTTTCGCGGCAAGATCGTTGAGGTTGATGCTGACGGTTTCAAGCTGGAACGCGACCAGATCGCTTATGGCGAAGAGCCGACAGTCATCGTTCCGTTCACTGCGCTTTCGGATGCGAAGCTCATTCTGACGGACGACCTTATTCGTGATGCGCTGCGGGCAGACAAGGCGGCCAAGGCCGCTGCCGCAAACCAGAACGACGAAAACGAAGCAGACGAAGACTAA
- a CDS encoding RNA-binding protein, which translates to MTSQAHEPDELPETDDDGRIKGDVNGRMCIVTRQSGSPDELIRFVAGPDGNVVPDLKRQLPGRGCWVTPERALIEKAIAKKLFARALKRDVKAGPELLALLDRLMAQHVAGMMNMARKAGQFISGATKVDAAVRSGHAIAVFHATDAAADGVRKLDQARKAWALGSDAGNEIPSFRLFSDAEMDELMGQNAFIHACALAGQAGEGVVKRATMLERYRLGGQPQAERDAARTEQ; encoded by the coding sequence ATGACATCGCAGGCGCATGAGCCGGACGAGCTGCCCGAGACTGACGATGACGGGCGGATCAAGGGCGACGTCAATGGACGTATGTGCATTGTGACACGGCAGAGCGGATCGCCAGATGAATTGATCCGCTTCGTCGCAGGCCCGGACGGCAACGTCGTTCCGGACCTGAAACGCCAATTGCCGGGGCGCGGTTGCTGGGTGACACCCGAGCGCGCCCTGATCGAGAAGGCCATCGCGAAGAAGCTCTTCGCGCGGGCTCTCAAACGCGACGTCAAGGCCGGGCCGGAGCTTCTCGCTCTTCTCGACCGGCTGATGGCGCAGCATGTGGCTGGTATGATGAACATGGCGCGCAAGGCGGGTCAGTTCATCAGCGGCGCGACGAAGGTCGATGCTGCTGTCCGTTCGGGACACGCGATCGCCGTGTTCCACGCGACCGATGCTGCGGCCGATGGCGTCAGAAAACTGGACCAGGCCCGCAAGGCCTGGGCACTCGGCAGCGATGCCGGCAACGAAATTCCGTCCTTCCGGCTCTTTAGCGATGCCGAAATGGACGAGTTGATGGGCCAGAATGCTTTTATCCATGCCTGCGCGCTTGCAGGGCAGGCGGGTGAGGGTGTAGTGAAGCGCGCAACGATGCTTGAGCGGTACCGCCTTGGCGGCCAACCTCAGGCGGAACGCGACGCTGCCCGGACAGAACAATGA
- the nusA gene encoding transcription termination factor NusA: MAVSANRLELLQIADAVAREKVIDREIVLAAMADAIQKAARSRYGSETNIRADINSKTGEIRLQRLLEVVEAAEDYSTQIPLELARDRNPDAKLGDFIADPLPPMDFGRIAAQSAKQVIVQKVREAERDRQYDEFKDRIGEIVNGTVKRVEYGNVIVDLGRGEGIIRRDEMIPRENMRYGDRVRAYVYDVRREQRGPQIFLSRTHPQFMVKLFTMEVPEIYDGIIQIKSVARDPGSRAKIAVISNDSSIDPVGACVGMRGSRVQAVVGELQGEKIDIIPWSQEPASFIVNALQPAEVAKVVLDEESERIEVVVPDEQLSLAIGRRGQNVRLASQLTGWDIDIMTEQEESERRQKEFNERTALFMEALDVDEMVGQVLASEGFAQVEELAYVDLDEISSIDGFDEDTADEIQTRAREYLERLEAEMDAKRKELGVSDELRQIDGLTSQMMVALGEDGIKTIEDFAGCAADDLVGWSERKDGETKKFEGIFSKLDVSRVEAENMVVQARLLAGWITAEELASEQEADAEAAEEADTAEQE, encoded by the coding sequence ATGGCAGTGAGTGCTAACCGGCTTGAGCTTCTGCAGATCGCCGATGCTGTGGCGCGCGAAAAGGTCATCGACCGCGAAATCGTGCTTGCCGCAATGGCCGACGCTATCCAGAAAGCCGCCCGCTCGCGCTATGGTTCGGAGACCAACATCCGCGCCGACATCAACTCCAAGACCGGCGAAATCCGCCTGCAGCGTCTTCTGGAAGTTGTCGAGGCCGCTGAGGACTATTCGACCCAAATCCCGCTGGAGCTTGCCCGCGACCGGAACCCGGACGCCAAGCTCGGCGATTTCATTGCCGACCCACTGCCGCCGATGGATTTCGGGCGTATTGCCGCCCAGTCCGCCAAGCAGGTGATCGTCCAGAAGGTGCGTGAAGCCGAGCGTGACCGCCAGTATGACGAGTTCAAGGACCGCATCGGCGAGATCGTCAACGGCACCGTCAAGCGCGTCGAATACGGCAATGTCATCGTCGATCTCGGCCGTGGCGAAGGCATTATCCGTCGTGATGAGATGATCCCGCGCGAAAACATGCGTTACGGTGATCGCGTGCGCGCCTACGTCTATGACGTTCGCCGCGAACAGCGTGGCCCGCAGATTTTCCTGTCGCGTACCCATCCTCAGTTCATGGTGAAGCTGTTCACCATGGAAGTTCCGGAAATTTACGACGGCATCATCCAGATCAAGTCGGTTGCGCGTGACCCCGGTTCGCGCGCCAAGATCGCCGTTATCTCGAACGACAGCTCGATCGACCCGGTCGGCGCCTGCGTCGGTATGCGCGGTTCGCGCGTGCAGGCCGTTGTCGGCGAATTGCAGGGCGAGAAGATCGACATCATTCCGTGGAGCCAGGAGCCGGCGTCCTTCATCGTCAACGCCCTGCAGCCGGCGGAAGTCGCCAAGGTCGTTCTGGATGAAGAATCCGAGCGTATCGAAGTGGTTGTTCCCGACGAGCAGCTGTCTCTGGCCATCGGCCGCCGCGGTCAGAACGTGCGTCTCGCATCGCAGCTGACCGGCTGGGATATCGACATCATGACCGAGCAGGAAGAATCCGAGCGTCGCCAGAAGGAATTCAACGAGCGCACGGCCCTCTTCATGGAAGCGCTCGACGTCGACGAAATGGTCGGTCAGGTTCTTGCTTCGGAAGGCTTCGCGCAGGTTGAAGAACTCGCCTATGTCGATCTCGATGAAATCTCGTCGATCGATGGCTTCGACGAAGACACCGCCGATGAAATCCAGACCCGCGCCCGCGAATATCTGGAACGCCTGGAAGCCGAAATGGATGCCAAGCGCAAGGAACTCGGCGTTTCCGACGAGCTGCGTCAGATCGACGGCCTGACCTCGCAGATGATGGTTGCGCTCGGCGAAGACGGCATCAAGACCATCGAGGACTTTGCCGGCTGTGCAGCAGACGATCTCGTTGGCTGGAGCGAGCGCAAGGATGGCGAGACGAAGAAGTTCGAAGGCATCTTCTCCAAGCTCGATGTTTCGCGCGTCGAGGCCGAGAACATGGTGGTGCAGGCTCGCCTTCTGGCAGGCTGGATCACCGCCGAAGAGCTCGCTTCCGAACAGGAAGCCGATGCGGAAGCTGCCGAGGAGGCGGATACCGCCGAACAGGAATGA